One genomic region from Oncorhynchus clarkii lewisi isolate Uvic-CL-2024 chromosome 21, UVic_Ocla_1.0, whole genome shotgun sequence encodes:
- the LOC139379078 gene encoding CAAX prenyl protease 2-like, which produces MVEDDDLTPNVMSNQMWSSNGEFVPPDGICWVSVLSCLLLACSYVGSLYVWRSDLPRDHPAVIKRRFTSVLIVSALSPVFVWTWKVYTGVMPGPSLLALMGIRFEGLIPAIILPLLLTMVLFLGPLIQLAMDCPWGFMDGIRVALDPWFWALCLRDMRWLRNQVVAPLTEELVFRACMLPMLVPCASPSTAMLTCPLFFGVAHFHHVIELLRFRQGSVSGIFLAAVFQFSYTAVFGAYTAFIFIRTGHLVGPVLCHSFCNHMGFPALSTALEHRHRLTILSCYLLGVLLFLLLLFPLTDPLYYGLPTPVCTLASVPSSLCIS; this is translated from the exons ATGGTAGAGGATGACGATTTAACGCCAAATGTTATGTCAAACCAAATGTGGAGCAGCAATGGCGAGTTTGTCCCTCCTGACGGAATATGTTGGGTGTCTGTTCTGTCATGTTTGCTGCTTGCCTGCTCCTACGTTGGGAGCTTATACGTGTGGAGAAGTGATTTGCCAAG GGACCACCCGGCCGTTATCAAGAGGCGCTTCACCAGTGTCCTAATCGTGTCTGCCTTGTCGCCTGTCTTTGTGTGGACATGGAAGGTGTACACTGGTGTGATG CCCGGCCCGTCGTTGCTGGCTCTGATGGGCATTCGCTTCGAGGGCCTCATCCCAGCCATCATACTGCCTCTGCTGCTCACCATg GTTCTGTTTCTTGGCCCTCTCATCCAACTGGCTATGGACTGCCCCTGGGGCTTCATGGATGGGATACGAGTGGCCCTTG ACCCATGGTTCTGGGCTCTGTGCCTCAGGGACATGCGCTGGCTGAGGAACCAGGTGGTGGCCCCTCTGACTGAGGAGCTGGTGTTCAGGGCTTGTATGCTGCCCATGCTGGTACCCTGCGCCAGCCCCTCCACTGccatgttgacctgtcccctctTCTTCGGAGTAG CTCACTTTCATCATGTGATTGAACTGCTGCGATTCAGACAGGGCAGTGTGTCTGGGATCTTTCTCGCTGCAG TGTTCCAGTTTTCCTACACCGCTGTCTTTGGAGCTTACACTGCCTTCATATTTATCAGAACAG gTCACCTGGTGGGACCGGTGCTGTGCCACTCTTTCTGTAATCACATGGGCTTCCCTGCCCTGAGCACGGCCCTGGAGCACCGCCACCGCCTCACCATCCTCTCCTGCTACCTGCTGggggtcctcctcttcctcctcctcctcttccccctcacaGACCCCCTCTACTATGGCCTGCCCACCCCCGTCTGCACCCTGGCCTCTGTCCCCAGCTCCCTATGCATCTCCTGA